One region of Leptolyngbya sp. FACHB-261 genomic DNA includes:
- the aroQ gene encoding type II 3-dehydroquinate dehydratase, whose protein sequence is MLQILVLHGPNLNLLGKREPEHYGSLTLAQIDALLEAEAKSLGVRLQCFQSNSEGTLVDAIHTALGQCQGILINPAAYTHTSVALRDAIAAVALPTVEVHLSNVYRREAFRHHSYIAPVAVGQISGFGAESYRLGLWALVAHLRAQPLLSPLDAGGGVHPASPKSK, encoded by the coding sequence TTGTTACAGATCCTGGTTTTGCACGGTCCCAACCTCAACCTGTTGGGTAAGCGTGAGCCTGAGCACTATGGAAGCCTGACCCTGGCGCAAATTGACGCTCTGCTAGAAGCAGAGGCCAAGAGCTTAGGGGTTAGGCTTCAGTGTTTTCAGTCGAATTCAGAGGGAACCCTGGTTGATGCTATTCACACTGCTTTGGGTCAGTGTCAAGGAATTCTAATTAATCCTGCTGCCTATACCCACACTAGTGTGGCTCTGCGCGACGCGATTGCTGCGGTTGCTCTGCCGACGGTAGAAGTCCATCTCAGTAATGTTTACCGTCGGGAGGCTTTCCGCCATCACTCCTACATCGCGCCTGTAGCTGTTGGACAGATCAGCGGCTTCGGCGCCGAGAGCTACCGTCTGGGCCTATGGGCATTGGTTGCTCATCTACGGGCACAGCCGCTCTTGTCTCCTCTAGATGCAGGTGGTGGGGTTCACCCAGCATCACCAAAGAGCAAGTAA
- a CDS encoding competence/damage-inducible protein A: MSLSAEILCIGTELLLGEIVNTNAQYLAQQLANLGIPHYYQTVVGDNPIRLKKALAIACERSQLIITTGGLGPTPDDLTTETLSDFFEAPLAERLEVWEDINQKFQLRGIVPSPSNRKQALLPVGAEILPNPVGNAPGMIWQPRTGLTILTFPGVPSELYAMWQETAIAYLRTQGWGQEIIYSRVLRFWGIGESALAERLEDLLKSANPSVAPYANLGEARLRLSARAPDQIVAQQLLEPIEQQIRARTGDYCYGVDDDSLASVVGNQLSNLGQTLGVAESCTGGLLGQMLTDVPGSSAYFRGGVISYDNQIKAELLNVSSADLESHGAVSAPVAAQMAQGARACTGSDWGLGITGIAGPGGGTPAKPVGLVYIGLAAPDGSVQTQEYQFGSSRERSWIRQVGACSALDLLRRKLLNVRANPDPG, encoded by the coding sequence ATGAGCCTAAGCGCAGAGATCTTGTGTATTGGTACTGAGTTACTGCTGGGTGAGATTGTCAATACCAATGCGCAGTACCTAGCGCAACAATTAGCGAACTTAGGCATTCCCCACTACTACCAAACTGTGGTGGGTGACAATCCCATTCGCCTCAAAAAAGCCTTAGCCATTGCTTGTGAACGTTCGCAGCTGATTATTACCACTGGCGGTTTGGGGCCTACCCCTGATGATCTGACGACTGAAACCCTATCGGATTTTTTCGAAGCTCCGTTGGCCGAGCGACTTGAGGTTTGGGAAGACATTAACCAAAAGTTTCAATTGCGGGGGATCGTGCCTTCTCCCAGCAATCGCAAGCAAGCCTTATTGCCAGTTGGGGCCGAGATTTTGCCCAATCCAGTTGGTAATGCTCCAGGTATGATCTGGCAGCCACGCACAGGGTTAACCATTTTGACGTTTCCAGGGGTCCCCTCTGAGCTATATGCCATGTGGCAGGAGACAGCGATTGCCTACCTGCGTACTCAAGGCTGGGGCCAGGAAATTATTTACTCCCGTGTACTACGCTTTTGGGGCATTGGTGAGTCTGCCTTAGCAGAACGGCTAGAGGACTTACTGAAATCTGCAAATCCTAGTGTTGCTCCCTATGCCAATCTCGGCGAGGCCCGCTTACGTCTCAGTGCCCGTGCGCCGGATCAAATCGTTGCTCAGCAACTGTTGGAACCGATAGAGCAGCAGATCCGTGCCCGTACCGGAGACTATTGCTATGGAGTTGATGACGATTCCCTGGCTTCGGTAGTTGGCAATCAGCTATCAAATCTAGGCCAAACTTTGGGGGTAGCTGAATCTTGTACGGGAGGGCTGCTAGGGCAAATGCTCACCGATGTTCCTGGAAGTTCAGCTTACTTTAGAGGTGGCGTGATCTCCTATGACAACCAGATCAAGGCTGAATTGCTGAACGTAAGCTCGGCAGATTTAGAATCTCACGGTGCTGTAAGCGCCCCTGTTGCTGCTCAAATGGCCCAAGGGGCGCGCGCTTGTACAGGTTCAGATTGGGGGTTGGGGATCACAGGGATTGCTGGACCTGGCGGCGGCACTCCAGCTAAACCAGTTGGCTTGGTATATATAGGTCTTGCAGCGCCGGATGGCAGTGTTCAAACGCAGGAGTATCAATTCGGTAGCAGTCGAGAACGAAGCTGGATTCGCCAGGTTGGTGCCTGCTCTGCCCTCGACCTTCTGAGAAGAAAATTATTAAATGTTCGCGCAAATCCGGATCCAGGTTAA
- a CDS encoding glycosyltransferase family 4 protein, with the protein MPPFHLVAFMTAMAVVVLTTPIVNAVARHYGIVDLPGDPRKLHQRPMVRLGGVSIFLSCLAALLLVWVLGGFGVMSQPNEYEIWGVTIGGLLFFLIGLADDLISLSAFTRLVLECGVAAMAWAVGVRIDFLTVPFMGLVQIGWLSLPVTVLWLVGITNAINMIDGLDGLAAGVSGIAAVVMLVVSLFMDQPGAALIAAALAGGCLGFLRYNFSPAKIFMGDGGAYYLGFTLAGVGVIGLVKAVTTVAVLLPYLILAVPILDVATVIVDRLRRGKSPFKADNRHLHHRLLQAGLSHRLIVLLIYALTLWVGSLALAISYFPAGGTYAAVATLLLGYIAWEAWKKAHSP; encoded by the coding sequence ATGCCCCCCTTTCACCTGGTTGCATTCATGACGGCTATGGCGGTTGTGGTTCTGACCACACCAATTGTCAATGCCGTTGCCCGACACTATGGCATCGTAGATCTGCCAGGGGACCCTCGCAAACTGCACCAGCGCCCAATGGTCCGCTTAGGAGGTGTTTCTATCTTCCTAAGCTGTTTAGCAGCTCTGTTATTAGTTTGGGTGCTGGGGGGCTTTGGCGTAATGTCCCAGCCCAACGAATATGAAATCTGGGGGGTCACGATTGGGGGGCTATTATTCTTCCTAATTGGCCTGGCTGACGATCTGATAAGCCTGTCTGCGTTCACCCGTCTAGTGCTGGAGTGCGGGGTGGCAGCTATGGCTTGGGCTGTTGGCGTGCGAATTGACTTTTTAACAGTTCCCTTTATGGGACTCGTGCAGATTGGCTGGCTAAGTCTACCGGTCACGGTGCTTTGGCTAGTGGGCATAACCAATGCCATCAATATGATCGATGGTCTGGATGGCCTAGCCGCAGGTGTATCAGGCATTGCCGCGGTAGTAATGTTGGTAGTTAGCCTGTTCATGGATCAGCCAGGAGCTGCACTGATTGCCGCTGCATTGGCAGGCGGCTGTCTTGGTTTCTTGCGCTACAACTTCAGCCCAGCCAAGATTTTTATGGGGGATGGTGGTGCTTACTACCTCGGCTTTACCTTGGCTGGTGTCGGTGTAATTGGTCTAGTTAAAGCGGTGACTACAGTTGCTGTGCTGCTGCCCTACTTGATCCTGGCGGTCCCCATCCTGGATGTGGCTACGGTCATAGTGGATCGGCTACGGCGGGGCAAGTCGCCCTTTAAAGCTGATAACCGCCATTTGCACCACCGCTTGCTCCAAGCAGGTCTCTCCCACCGCCTGATTGTGCTGCTGATCTACGCTCTGACCCTCTGGGTAGGTAGCTTAGCGCTAGCAATCTCGTACTTTCCGGCTGGAGGCACCTATGCTGCGGTTGCAACGCTTTTGCTGGGATACATTGCCTGGGAGGCCTGGAAGAAGGCCCATTCTCCTTAA